A DNA window from Tenuifilaceae bacterium CYCD contains the following coding sequences:
- a CDS encoding membrane protein, with protein sequence MGLFNNKNPNETAFTGGKKHWADVIKNSGPGELLIWRQPEEDFNTNSTLIVMPGEEAIFIKGGNVEQTFENGTYKLSTENYPFISRLRNAFTGGISTFNCVVYFIRKAHSEEILWGTDSPIQVRDKMLGIATKLKARGAYKVQIDNPVKFLEKLIGNNVPFQFQEELSKYFINEFQSKIKSSITRAANESTQELLGIEARLDEFADAISPFMQETLNDYGLKLVKFSIAAINIDDDELRRRYDEIGMDAIAKMRNAQADKSVMGILGEDWAKQQQVDILKGIANNEGGGVATAGAGLGMGLAAGGVFGGMAQQVFNPSQSQQPQNVSPVEKIKQLKEMLDIGAITQEEFDEKKKEILSKM encoded by the coding sequence ATGGGACTTTTCAATAACAAAAATCCAAACGAAACCGCCTTTACAGGCGGTAAAAAGCACTGGGCTGATGTAATCAAAAATTCTGGCCCCGGTGAACTTTTAATTTGGCGACAACCAGAGGAAGATTTTAATACAAATTCTACTCTTATTGTTATGCCTGGTGAAGAAGCCATTTTTATAAAAGGTGGTAATGTTGAACAAACCTTTGAAAATGGAACTTACAAACTATCAACTGAAAACTATCCTTTTATAAGTCGTTTACGAAACGCTTTTACTGGTGGCATAAGTACATTTAATTGTGTTGTTTATTTTATTCGCAAAGCTCACTCCGAAGAAATTTTGTGGGGTACAGATTCTCCAATTCAGGTGCGTGACAAAATGCTTGGAATTGCTACCAAACTTAAAGCAAGAGGGGCATATAAAGTTCAAATAGACAACCCTGTTAAGTTTCTTGAAAAACTGATAGGTAATAATGTGCCTTTTCAATTTCAGGAAGAACTTAGCAAATATTTCATTAATGAATTTCAAAGCAAAATAAAGTCAAGCATTACAAGAGCAGCAAACGAATCAACGCAAGAACTTTTAGGCATTGAAGCCCGATTAGATGAATTTGCAGATGCTATAAGTCCATTCATGCAGGAAACGCTTAATGATTATGGATTAAAATTAGTTAAGTTTTCAATTGCAGCAATCAATATTGACGATGATGAACTAAGAAGGCGTTATGATGAAATTGGAATGGATGCCATTGCAAAAATGAGAAATGCACAAGCAGACAAATCTGTTATGGGAATATTGGGCGAAGACTGGGCAAAACAGCAACAAGTTGATATACTTAAAGGTATTGCAAATAACGAAGGCGGTGGCGTTGCCACGGCAGGCGCAGGTTTAGGAATGGGTTTGGCTGCTGGTGGAGTGTTTGGCGGTATGGCTCAACAAGTTTTTAATCCTTCTCAAAGTCAACAACCTCAAAATGTAAGCCCTGTTGAAAAAATCAAACAACTTAAAGAAATGCTTGACATTGGTGCAATTACACAAGAGGAGTTTGATGAAAAGAAAAAGGAAATTTTAAGTAAAATGTAA